The Ammospiza nelsoni isolate bAmmNel1 chromosome 10, bAmmNel1.pri, whole genome shotgun sequence genome includes a region encoding these proteins:
- the IGSF10 gene encoding immunoglobulin superfamily member 10: MRAPRTEWGPRWLGTLLAACLATLPAASACPRPCACRGSAELHCTFRYLSAAPPRIPPDVQRINLGYNSLRKLSPTDFAGLEKLELLMLHSNEISTVPEKVFRDLRSLQVLKMSYNKVRVLQQDVFYGLNSLVRLHMDHNQIEFVNPNVFYGLTSLRLVHLDGNFLQQLHPDTFVTLRYSQIFRISFLKHISLSDNALTSLPQEMFSYMSELESIYLHGNPWSCDCSLQGLAGWAQERPDIIKCRKERSSGVQQCPVCASPKTHNGKSLVDLPSASFTCTKPVIDDSLKSRNLSVPDDGDFSFVSSKDLMAPIGSVVLNMTDQAGNRGNLVCDVQRPKEMSPISFDQSGPSRVLQASFSAFLVCGIDYGHIQQLWSILALYSSSPLKLEQSVGTAEEPSVSHKYRQVYGEKDELFTRVEAALRAEPAWLLQRQVSLQLDRTASTLSTLHLRYATHARVALPGQDGEQGSHGWALIARDNSTQTEHTVLVGGSVELGCQAAGQPAPAVGWILADGSRVRAPHISEDGRILVLKSGLLTLRTADVFDSGLYRCIGTNHGDADVLTFRITVLDPHVGHGGVNGARLPAALGGTLHLPCTATAAPDPAVTWVLPEHTILRQSAGNKHIFANGTLRIQGVTQRDLGYFRCVAANRFGVDILVFQVLARQDETALKKRHGAVGEWEEGSGNELLRPAAAQKHPSGTAGPLRALGEPAAPAASSQGTPHRNSHGNRPHRPHADRTGRRLRGRRRQFVPSGRRADPQRWAALLEKTKRNSTVADKRGEAATEPPVQAHRLSEVPGDEEEASGDLVSPEEEFMIAATERSPVPALGRATELTITAGPKGTENPPPAWSTSVLLSEPITPLPSPPPHPGAPASKRLQTLPKPTDSWERSNLSQISANGVKQPTVPSGTAILLPAGQKSIYSGESNNQHLKSASMTEATGTSKAVTPQNTAHKLHIFTGSIDNVPTRTDHQVPVATVNAPSSEFGPIYFDSTQKGGAPNPPASTFTAHQQIQVIQGGPTHPAQLQQHHGRRRKISGRRRTVRPGRVPGMKEPRYNFGRPGSARGSTAVATGVQLNMNYISNVPTLNNSSSSIINPFSPDTPQSSPSPMKMPLEHPMGTHQNTAFLREEEKKHGARQKAAATVVSVTAENTAPTAASGLGVTGLKPTVTLVLTPQTNTRAAKTKILRVGGRRGQRRKRPPKTPAPQRVSTVTAPASPAVPPSLAAANPVPGSSSAVPRTEAAALGVPESPEAPQHRPTAATQTAAAPGTWRGTPSAVALPGTVTAQSPPMAPQTPPGSHRNAQLATAPAASPAQTPTMGAQTSPWLDEPPGSTRATPGPAQRTRPSARAGGEPRLGLGEGAVREQQGAQPTVPAGAVPAAVTAPSTLRPSPLPAPTAAGPAAPPRAPPAPRGHGQPQPHPQLPPQGTERGNALQAPRMPSPQGRDRDSSVSASSDRRQNQDTTTLPSPITAGSASKNHFSKPRIVGGKVAAFTVLADSDAFIPCEATGNPPPTIQWTKILAGRDAAAPGGASRWSVLPNGTLSIARAAPQDGGQYECTAANALGSARLRATLAVLALPPRIAAARPPTALSGGSAALPCRARGSPPPRISWLLPDGSELRPGAAGRGRAAVRPDGTLLLRALTVFDRGTYTCRARNAAGSAALPLRLQVVAAPPAILERRTQSVAAAAGQSLRLPCTARGRPQPSVHWVLPGGAVLTPRRALRAGPALLPNGTLLLGSASPADSGTYECIATSSTGSDRRVVSLTVQRTDTPPKIASASRELTRLSFGDRLLLNCTAGGEPKPRIIWRLPSKALVDQWHRMGSRIHVYPNGSLAIEAVTEKDAGDYLCVARNRIGEDLILMKVSIAMEPAKIDHKQQFKKLVPYGKGFRVDCKASGSPTPAISWGLPDGTVVNNAMLADDSGHRARRYVLFHNGTLHLNKAGVAEGGDYTCYAQNTLGRDEMKIHVTVVVAAPQIKHNHKTHVAVTAGDTAQLDCEAAGEPRAQIFWLLPSGEMISSSTDRHSLHANGSLSISQAGLLDAGEYLCVARNPGGDDSKLYRLAVAAKPPIINGLHRNKTIMKVTAVRHAKKHIDCRAEGTPPPQIMWIMPDNILLTAPYYGSRIVVHKNGTLEIRNIRPSDTGDFICVARNDGGETVLVVQLEVTEMLRRPTFKNPFNEKIIAKPGKPITLNCSVDGNPAPDISWMLPNGTWFSSSIRTPQFVTGSSGTLTIASAQSQHAGRYRCAARNQVGYIEKLLLLEVAQRPRILSQPAGLVQGVSGEPLALHCPAEGSPRPRVAWTLPGGRVLQRPQLRGRLLLLDNGTLLIGAASPLDTGTYLCRAHNDAGDSSLSVPVVVAAYAPRITGRPPPAIHTTPGAAVQLRCVVLGLPKPEITWELPDRSVLSTAHQARGSGGALLHPTGTLLLQNPQPSGSGTYRCTARNPLGTDTAATYVHVI, from the exons ATATTATAAAGTGCAGAAAAGAGAGAAGTTCTGGTGTCCAGCAATGCCCGGTCTGTGCTAGTCCCAAAACTCACAATGGGAAAAGTTTAGTGGATCTCCCTTCTGCATCTTTCACCTGCACGAAGCCAGTCATTGATGACTCCCTGAAATCCAGAAACCTCTCGGTGCCAGACGATGGGGATTTCAGTTTTGTGAGTTCCAAGGACTTGATGGCTCCCATAGGATCTGTGGTTTTGAATATGACTGACCAGGCAGGAAATCGAGGCAACTTGGTTTGCGATGTCCAGAGACCTAAAGAAATGTCTCCCATCTCGTTTGACCAAAGCGGCCCCAGCAGAGTGCTCCAAGCCTCGTTCTCAGCATTCCTGGTGTGTGGCATCGATTATGGGCACatccagcagctgtggagcaTCCTGGCCCTGTACAGCAGCTCCCCTTTGAAACTGGAGCAAAGCGTGGGGACAGCTGAGGAGCCTTCTGTCAGCCACAAATACAGGCAGGTGTACGGCGAGAAGGATGAGCTGTTCACCAGGGTGGAGGCCGCGCTGCGGGCCGAGCCAGcgtggctgctgcagaggcaggtgTCGCTGCAGCTGGACAGGACAGCCAGCACGCTCAGCACGCTGCACCTGCGCTACGCCACCCACGCCCGGGTGGCCCTGCCCGGCCAGGacggggagcagggcagccacggCTGGGCCCTCATTGCCAGGGACAACAGCACCCAGACGGAGCACACGGTGCTGGTGGGGGGCTCGGTGGAGCTGGGGTGCCAGGCGGCCgggcagccagctcctgccGTGGGGTGGATACTGGCTGACGGCAGCAGGGTGCGAGCCCCCCACATCAGCGAGGATGGCAGGATCCTGGTCCTCAAGAGCGGGCTGCTGACGCTGAGGACAGCTGACGTGTTCGACTCGGGGCTCTACCGCTGCATCGGCACCAACCACGGGGACGCTGACGTGCTCACATTCCGGATTACAGTGCTGGATCCCCACGTGGGACACGGCGGCGTCAATGGAGCCCGGCTGCCCGCTGCTCTCGGCGGCACGCTGCACCTGCCCTGCACGGCCACGGCTGCCCCGGACCCTGCCGTCACCTGGGTGCTCCCTGAGCACACGATCCTCCGCCAGTCTGCtggaaacaaacacatttttgcCAACGGCACCTTGAGAATACAAGGGGTGACGCAGCGAGACCTGGGCTACTTCCGATGCGTGGCGGCCAACCGGTTCGGGGTCGATATTTTGGTTTTCCAAGTGCTGGCGAGACAGGATGAAACCGCTCTGAAGAAAAggcatggagctgtgggagagTGGGAAGAGGGCTCTGGCAATGAGCTGCTgcgccctgctgcagcacagaaacaccCCTCAGGCACCGCAGGCCCCCTGAGGGCTCTCGGGGAACCTGCGGCACCAGcggccagcagccagggcacacCCCACAGGAACAGCCACGGGAACAGGCCTCACCGGCCCCACGCTGACAGGACGGGCCGGCGCCTCAGGGGACGCAGGAGACAGTTTGTTCCCTCGGGCAGGAGAGCTGATCCACAGcgctgggcagccctgctggagaAAACAAAGAGGAACTCGACAGTGGCAGACAAACGAGGAGAAGCTGCAACAGAACCACCCGTTCAAGCCCATAGGCTCTCAGAGGTACCCggggatgaggaggaggcaTCTGGTGATCTCGTATCTCCAGAAGAAGAATTCATGATAGCAGCAACAGAGAGATCCCCAgtgcctgctctgggcagagcaACAGAGCTCACCATCACTGCAGGGCCCAAGGGGACTGAGAATCCCCctcctgcctggagcacctctgtTCTGCTCTCAGAGCCAATAACTCCCCTaccctcacctcctcctcaccctgggGCACCTGCCAGCAAAAGGCTGCAAACACTTCCCAAACCTACAGACTCATGGGAAAGATCCAATTTGAGTCAAATATCAGCAAATGGTGTAAAACAGCCAACTGTACCAAGTGGGACAGCCATactcctccctgctgggcaaAAGTCAATATATTCTGGGGAAAGTAATAACCAGCACCTAAAGTCTGCATCCATGACAGAAGCTACAGGCACCAGCAAGGCTGTAActccccaaaacacagcacacaaGTTACATATTTTTACTGGGTCTATTGATAATGTCCCCACCAGAACAGATCACCAGGTCCCTGTGGCAACAGTCAATGCACCAAGCTCTGAATTTGGCCCCATTTATTTTGACAGTACTCAGAAAGGAGGAGCCCCTAATCCACCTGCCTCGACTTTCACTGCTCATCAGCAAATTCAGGTTATCCAGGGGGGTCCAacccatccagcccagctccagcagcaccatggaAGACGAAGGAAAATTTCTGGTCGGAGACGAACTGTTAGACCAGGACGTGTCCCAGGCATGAAGGAGCCCCGGTACAATTTTGGGAGGCCAGGGTCTGCCAGAGGAAGTACAGCTGTGGCTACAGGTGTCCAACTTAATATGAACTATATATCAAATGTACCAACCTTGAATAACTCCAGCAGTTCCATCATCAATCCATTTAGCCCAGACACACCCCAGTCCTCCCCCTCCCCCATGAAAATGCCATTGGAGCACCCCATGGGTACCCATCAAAACACAGCATTCctcagggaggaggaaaagaaacatgGTGCAAGGCAAAAAGCTGCTGCCACAGTCGTGTCTGTCACTGCAGAGAACACTGCCCCTACTGCAGCCAGTGGATTGGGTGTGACGGGTTTGAAGCCAACAGTCACACTTGTTCTTACTCCTCAAACCAACACCAGAGctgccaaaaccaaaatactcagagtgggaggaaggagaggtcagaggaggaagaggccTCCTAAAACACCTGCCCCACAGCgtgtg agcacgGTGACAGCTCCCGCATCACCAGCTGTGCCTCCAAGCCTCGCAGCTGCAAACCCTGTCCCCGGGAGCAGCAGTGCGGTCCCCAGGACcgaagcagcagcactgggggtcCCTGAGAGCCCCGAGGCCCCTCAGCACAGgcccacagcagccacacagacagcagcagccccgggcaccTGGAGGGGCACCCCGTCAGCAGTGGCACTGCCCGGCACTGTGACTGCTCAGAGCCCCCCCAtggcaccccaaaccccaccaggCTCGCACAGGAACGCCCAGCTGGCCACGGCACCTGCTGCCAGTCCTGCCCAGACCCCCACCATGGGTGCCCAAACCTCACCATGGCTGGACGAGCCCCCTGGTTCCACCAGGGCCACGCCAGGGCCTGCCCAGCGCACCAggcccagtgccagggcaggaggagaaccCCGCCTGGGTCTGGGGGAGGGAGCTGTgcgggagcagcagggagcacagcccacAGTGCCAGCCGGAGCTGTGCCCGCTGCAGTCACTGCCCCCAGCACCCTGCGGCCctctcccctgccagcccccactGCCGCCGGGCCCGCAGCGCCCCCGAGAGCGCCCCCAGCCCCCCGGGGGCAcggccagccccagccccatcccca gctgcctccCCAGGGCACCGAGAGGGGGAACGCGCTGCAGGCACCACGGATGCCATCTCCACAGGgacgggacagggacagctccgTCAGTGCCTCGTCTGACAGGCGACAGAACCAAGACACCaccaccctgcccagccccatcacCGCAGGCTCTGCAAGCAAAAACCACTTCTCAAAGCCCAGAATAGTCGGAGGGAAagtggctgctttcactgtgCTGGCGGATTCCGATGCTTTCATTCCTTGTGAAGCTACTGGGAACCCCCCTCCAACGATACAGTGGACCAAGATATTAGCAG GGCGCGACGCCGCGGCCCCCGGCGGTGCCAGCCGCTGGTCGGTGCTGCCCAACGGGACGCTGTCCATCGCCCGGGCGGCGCCGCAGGACGGCGGGCAGTACGAGTGCACGGCGGCCAACGCGCTGGGCTCGGCGCGGCTGCGGGCCACGCTGGCCGTGCTGGCGCTGCCGCCGCGCatcgccgccgcccgcccgccgaCCGCGCTCTCGGGGGGCTCGGCGGCGCTGCCGTGCCGGGCCCGGGGCAGCCCCCCGCCCCGcatctcctggctgctgcccgaCGGCTCCGAGCTGCGGCCGGGCGCCGCGGGCCGCGGCAGGGCGGCGGTGCGGCCCGACGGCACGCTGCTGCTGCGGGCGCTCACCGTGTTCGACCGCGGCACCTACACCTGCCGCGCCCGCAACGCCGCGGGCTCCGCCGCGCTGCCGCTGCGGCTGCAGGTGGTGGCGGCGCCCCCCGCCATCCTGGAGCGGCGCACGCAGAgcgtggcggcggcggcggggcagAGCCTGCGCCTGCCCTGCACGGCGCGGGGCCGGCCCCAGCCCAGCGTGCACTGGGTGCTGCCCGGCGGCGCCGTGCTCACCCCGCGGCGGGCGCTGCGCGCCGGGCCGGCCCTGCTGCCCAACGGcaccctgctcctgggcagcgCCAGCCCCGCCGACAGCGGCACCTACGAGTGCATCGCCACCAGCTCCACGGGCTCCGACCGGCGGGTGGTCAGCCTCACGGTGCAGCGCACAGACACGCCTCCCAAAATTGCCAGCGCCTCCCGGGAACTGACGCGGCTGAGCTTTGGGGACAGGCTGCTTCTGAACTGTACAGCAGGTGGCGAGCCCAAGCCCAGGATAATCTGGAGGTTGCCCTCCAAGGCTCTTGTGGACCAGTGGCACAG AATGGGAAGTCGGATCCATGTCTACCCCAACGGATCCTTGGCCATTGAGGCAGTTACAGAAAAGGATGCAGGCGATTACCTGTGCGTCGCAAGAAACAGAATCGGGGAAGATCTGATCCTGATGAAAGTCAGCATCGCAATGGAACCAGCCAAGATTGACCACAAGCAGCAGTTCAAGAAGCTGGTGCCGTACGGGAAGGGTTTCAGAGTGGACTGCAAGGCCTCGGGGTCGCCCACCCCAGCAATATCCTGGGGCCTGCCGGATGGGACGGTGGTGAACAACGCGATGCTGGCGGACGACAGCGGGCACAGGGCTCGCAGGTACGTCCTGTTCCACAATGGCACTCTGCACCTCAACAAAGCTGGAGTGGCAGAAGGAGGAGACTACACGTGCTACGCCCAAAACACCCTGGGGAGGGACGAGATGAAGATCCACGTCACGGTCGTTGTGGCAGCCCCTCAAATAAAGCACAACCACAAGACACACGTCGCAGTGACAGCTGGagacacagcccagctggactgtgaggctgctggagagcccagggcacagatATTCTGGCTGCTGCCCTCCGGTGAGATGATCTCCTCGTCCACAGACAGGCACTCCCTGCACGCCAACGGCTCGCTGTCCATCAGCCAGGCCGGCCTGCTGGATGCTGGGGAGTACCTGTGCGTGGCTCGGAACCCTGGCGGGGACGACAGCAAGCTGTacaggctggctgtggctgccaaACCCCCCATCATCAATGGCCTACACAGGAACAAAACCATCATGAAGGTGACGGCAGTGAGGCATGCCAAGAAACACATCGACTGCCGGGCAGAGGGGACACCTCCTCCCCAGATTATGTGGATCATGCCTGATAACATTCTCCTAACAGCCCCATATTACGGGAGCAGGATTGTGGTGCACAAGAATGGGACACTTGAGATTCGGAACATCAGGCCCTCAGACACGGGGGATTTTATCTGTGTGGCACGTAACGATGGGGGAGAGACCGTGCTGGTGGTGCAGCTGGAAGTCACGGAAATGCTACGGAGACCAACGTTCAAAAACCCTTTCAACGAGAAAATAATAGCAAAACCTGGGAAGCCTATCACACTGAACTGTTCTGTGGATGGAAACCCTGCCCCGGATATAAGCTGGATGCTGCCCAATGGCACGTGGTTTTCCAGCAGCATCAGGACACCCCAGTTTGTGACAGGGAGCAGCGGCACCCTGACCATCGCCAGCGCCCAGAGCCAGCACGCCGGGCGGTACCGCTGCGCTGCGCGGAACCAGGTGGGCTACATcgagaagctgctgctgctggaggtggccCAGAGGCCCAGGATCCTGagccagcctgcagggctggtgcaggGGGTCAGCGGggagcccctggccctgcactgcCCGGCCgagggcagccccaggccccGCGTGGCCTGGACGCTGCCCGGGGGCCGCGTGCTGCAGCGGCCGCAGCTCCGCGGgcggctcctgctgctggacaACGGCACCCTGCTCATCGGGGCGGCCTCGCCCCTCGACACGGGCACCTACCTGTGCCGGGCCCACAACGATGCCGGGGACTCCTCCCTCAGCGTCCCGGTCGTGGTCGCGGCCTACGCCCCGCGGATCACGGGCAGACCGCCCCCGGCCATCCACACCACGCCAGGGGCAGCCGTTCAGCTCCGCTGCGTCGTGCTGGGCCTCCCCAAGCCAGAAATCACCTGGGAGCTGCCTGACCGCTCCGTGCTCTCCACAGCTCACCAGGCCCGGGGCTCTGGGGGCGCGCTGCTCCACCCCACGGggaccctgctcctgcagaacccCCAGCCCTCCGGTTCGGGCACGTACAGGTGCACGGCGAGGAACCCCCTGGGCACCGACACTGCAGCCACCTACGTCCACGTCATCTGA